The following are encoded together in the Vicia villosa cultivar HV-30 ecotype Madison, WI unplaced genomic scaffold, Vvil1.0 ctg.000089F_1_1, whole genome shotgun sequence genome:
- the LOC131623882 gene encoding cinnamoyl-CoA reductase CAD2-like: protein MNDSSEKMVVCVTGASGYIASWIVKFLLQRGYTVRATVRDPSNPKKVEHLVKLDGAKERLQLFKADLLEEGSFDSAIQGCHGVFHTASPVQFVVKDPQTEIIDPTVKGTMNVLKSCAKSPSVKRVVFTSSIATVLYNGKPRTPEVVVDETWFSNPDFLSGKKMWYQFAKTLAEEAANKFLTENNIDCIVMNPAMTIGPLLQPELNESSTLILDLINGSETFMNAAFAWINVKDVANAHVLAYEDPSASGRYCLSERVIHFSELTKILRDMYPTLQIPNKCADDKPLRQTFQVSKEKAKKLGVEFISLEVSLREIVESLREKKFADF from the exons ATGAATGATAGCTCAGAAAAAATGGTGGTGTGTGTCACTGGTGCTTCAGGTTACATTGCTTCATGGATTGTAAAGTTTCTTCTCCAACGTGGTTATACTGTTAGAGCCACCGTTCGTGATCCAA GTAATCCAAAAAAGGTTGAACACTTGGTTAAACTTGATGGTGCAAAAGAAAGATTGCAACTCTTTAAGGCAGATCTATTAGAAGAAGGTTCCTTTGATTCTGCTATTCAAGGTTGTCACGGTGTCTTTCACACTGCTTCGCCGGTTCAGTTTGTTGTCAAAGACCCTCAG ACAGAAATAATTGATCCAACAGTGAAGGGAACTATGAATGTTTTGAAGTCATGTGCGAAATCACCATCTGTGAAACGGGTTGTTTTCACTTCTTCTATTGCCACTGTTTTATATAACGGAAAGCCTCGAACCCCGGAAGTTGTAGTTGATGAAACTTGGTTTTCAAATCCAGATTTCTTATCGGGGAAAAAG ATGTGGTATCAATTTGCAAAGACTTTGGCAGAGGAAGCTGCTAACAAATTTCTAACAGAAAACAATATTGACTGCATTGTTATGAATCCAGCTATGACGATCGGGCCTCTCTTGCAACCGGAGCTTAACGAAAGTTCCACTTTAATTCTTGACTTAATAAAtg GTTCAGAAACATTTATGAATGCTGCTTTTGCATGGATCAATGTGAAGGATGTAGCAAACGCGCATGTTCTGGCATACGAGGATCCTTCGGCTAGTGGAAGATATTGTTTGTCTGAAAGAGTGATACATTTCTCTGAACTTACTAAGATTTTACGTGATATGTATCCAACATTGCAAATTCCGAACaa GTGTGCAGATGATAAGCCTTTGAGGCAGACATTTCAAGTTTCTAAAGAGAAGGCAAAGAAATTGGGAGTTGAGTTTATTTCCCTAGAAGTCAGCCTCAGAGAGATTGTAGAAAGTTTAAGAGAGAAGAAGTTTGCTGActtctaa